A region from the Falco rusticolus isolate bFalRus1 chromosome 4, bFalRus1.pri, whole genome shotgun sequence genome encodes:
- the LOC119145903 gene encoding acrosin-like: MLLVVMDVLLLLVVLLAMCCPVHGTWDSCGGTCGLRPAAFHYGMSRVVGGTDAQPGAWPWIVSIEALLEGGTAHICGGSLISPQWVLTAAHCFFEDRNITMWQVVVGATQLTQLGPEAQVRNIKQLLVHQHFNNITWRNDIALLELEQPVQCNSYVQLACVPDASLRVSELTECYVSGWGARTARAGGSAYVLQEAQVHLIDAGVCNSSGWYRGAIHTHNICAGYPQGGIDTCQGDSGGPLVCQDKSADYFWLVGLTSWGMGCARAKKPGVYTSTQHFYNWILEQMGLHTAVATTARPQPAFTSTPVHRPTPTEAGRFTPCPLPVQKLWDFLSWLQKLVQFLIGEKV; the protein is encoded by the exons ATGTTGCTGGTAGTGATGgatgttctcctcctcctcgttgtcctgctggccatgtgcTGTCCTGTGCATGGCACATGGGATAGCTGTGG AGGCACCTGCGGCCTTCGGCCTGCGGCTTTTCACTACGGCATGTCGCGCGTTGTGGGTGGCACAGATGCCCAGCCAGGGGCCTGGCCCTGGATCGTCAGCATCGAGGCTCTCTTGGAAGGAGGCACGGCGCACATCTGCGGGGGCTCCCTCATCAGCCCACAGTGGGTCCTCACAGCAGCCCACTGCTTCTTCGAGGACAG GAACATCACCATGTGGCAGGTGGTGGTAGGTGCCACCCAGCTGACCCAGCTGGGACCTGAGGCCCAGGTGCGCAACATCAAGCAGCTGCTGGTTCACCAGCACTTCAATAATATCACGTGGAGAAACGACATTGCCTTGCTGGAACTGGAGCAGCCTGTCCAGTGCAACAGCTATGTACAGCTTGCCTGCGTGCCCGATGCCTCGCTGAGAGTCTCGGAGCTGACAGAGTGCTACGTCAGTGGCTGGGGTGCCAGGACTGCAAGAG CTGGAGGATCGGCGtatgtgctgcaggaggcccaGGTCCACCTCATTGATGCCGGGGTCTGTAACAGCAGCGGCTGGTACAGAGGGGCCATCCACACCCACAACATCTGTGCTGGCTATCCGCAGGGTGGCATCGACACCTGCCAG ggggacagcggTGGGCCTCTTGTGTGCCAAGACAAGAGCGCTGACTACTTCTGGCTTGTTGGCCTGACCAGCTGGGGGATGGGCTGTGCGAGAGCAAAGAAGCCCGGAGTCTACACCTCCACCCAGCACTTCTACAACTGGATCCTGGAACAGATGGGCCTGCACACAGCAGTAGCGACTACTGCAAGGCCGCAGCCAGCCTTCACCTCCACCCCCGTTCACAGGCCAACACcaacagaagcaggaaggttTACACCCTGCCCACTTCCAGTGCAGAAGCTGTGGGATTTCCTTTCTTGGCTGCAGAAGCTGGTGCAGTTCCTAATAGGAGAAAAGGTTTGA